A window of the Citrus sinensis cultivar Valencia sweet orange chromosome 9, DVS_A1.0, whole genome shotgun sequence genome harbors these coding sequences:
- the LOC102623597 gene encoding uncharacterized protein LOC102623597, whose translation MGSLEASLKDQLTPVVETQIRGAQQPSHNTHRSIETLVVVLAVITIVAVIAGIIARLCGGRHFGGNGEHDIEGWVERKCRSCLDSGVSAAPEQAPAPAPAPAPAPPAEEPKPATEETKK comes from the coding sequence ATGGGGTCTTTAGAAGCAAGCTTAAAAGATCAGCTGACACCAGTAGTTGAAACACAAATTAGAGGGGCTCAACAGCCTAGCCACAATACACACAGATCAATTGAAACACTGGTTGTTGTTCTAGCAGTAATCACTATCGTAGCTGTTATTGCAGGAATCATTGCTCGGTTGTGTGGTGGAAGACACTTTGGTGGAAATGGGGAGCATGACATTGAAGGTTGGGTTGAAAGAAAGTGTAGGAGTTGCCTCGACAGTGGAGTTTCTGCTGCACCAGAACAGGCACCGGCACCGGCACCGGCACCGGCACCGGCGCCTCCAGCAGAGGAGCCAAAACCAGCAACAGAAGAAACGAAGAAGTGA
- the LOC102623889 gene encoding 40S ribosomal protein S2-4 — MAERGGERGAFGRGFGRGGRGDRGGPRGRRRAGRREEEEKWVPVTKLGRLVREGKIRSLEQIYLHSLPIKEYQIIDTLIGHKLKDEVMKIMPVQKQTRAGQRTRFKAFVVVGDTDGHVGLGVKCSKEVATAIRGAIILAKLSVIPVRRGYWGNKIGRPHTVPCKVTGKCGSVTVRMVPAPRGAGIVAARVPKKVLQFAGIDDVFTSSRGSTKTLGNFVKATFECLLKTYGFLTPDFWRETRFVKSPYQEYTDLLTPKPISKAVITEVDQVEP; from the exons ATGGCTGAACGAGGTGGCGAGCGCGGTGCATTCGGACGCGGCTTCGGCCGTGGTGGACGGGGCGACCGTGGAGGCCCACGTGGCCGTCGCCGCGCTGGACGcagagaggaagaagagaagTGGGTCCCAGTCACGAAACTCGGCCGTCTGGTGAGAGAAGGCAAGATCAGGAGCCTCGAGCAAATCTACCTCCACTCGCTCCCAATCAAGGAGTATCAAATCATCGACACGCTTATCGGCCACAAATTGAAGGACGAGGTCATGAAGATCATGCCGGTGCAGAAACAGACACGTGCCGGTCAGAGGACGAGGTTCAAGGCCTTCGTCGTCGTCGGTGACACGGACGGCCACGTGGGTCTTGGCGTTAAGTGCTCCAAAGAGGTTGCCACTGCCATCCGTGGCGCTATCATATTGGCGAAGCTGTCGGTGATTCCGGTGAGAAGGGGTTACTGGGGTAACAAGATCGGGAGGCCACACACCGTGCCGTGTAAGGTGACCGGTAAGTGTGGCAGTGTCACCGTGAGGATGGTTCCGGCCCCACGTGGTGCCGGAATTGTGGCGGCTAGGGTTCCAAAGAAGGTGCTGCAGTTTGCTGGTATTGACGATGTTTTCACATCTTCTCGTGGGTCGACCAAGACTCTTGGAAACTTTGTCAAG GCAACCTTTGAGTGTTTGTTGAAGACATATGGCTTCCTTACACCTGATTTCTGGAGGGAGACTCGTTTTGTGAAATCTCCATACCAAGAGTACACAGATCTTTTGACGCCAAAGCCCATCAGCAAGGCAGTCATCACAGAAGTTGATCAAGTTGAACCTTAA